A genomic stretch from Malus domestica chromosome 15, GDT2T_hap1 includes:
- the LOC103401267 gene encoding probable ADP-ribosylation factor GTPase-activating protein AGD14, whose protein sequence is MGKGSKEDEKIERTIRSILKIPENKRCINCNSLGPQYVCTTFMTFVCTNCSGVHREFTHRVKSVSMAKFNAEEVSALQAGGNERVGQIYFKDWDPQYHSYPDAR, encoded by the exons ATGGGAAAAGGGTCGAAGGAAGATGAGAAAATCGAAAGAACAATTCGCAGTATTTTGAAAATTCCCGAGAATAAAAGATGCATCAACTGCAATAGCTTG GGACCACAATATGTTTGCACGACCTTCATGACATTCGTCTGTACAAATTGTAGTGGAGTACA TCGGGAGTTCACTCACCGAGTAAAATCAGTGTCAATGGCCAAATTTAATGCAGAAGAAGTTAGTGCACTTCAAGCAGGGGGAAACGAG AGAGTTGGacaaatttattttaaagattGGGATCCTCAGTACCATTCTTACCCTGATGCCAGGTGA
- the LOC103424748 gene encoding UPF0496 protein At4g34320-like, translated as MMGGKFSKNKGVDASGTPSPPPPQPHETLESNTNSQDTADLSSYEAACKLDPALQSFDVNLQQRTSRVIHSFSDGLEVRSLSLDSLKEVTDCLLDMNQEVVKLILECKKDIWKSKEMFSLVEEYFENSLQTLDFCTSLEQCLKRALNNQLIIQAAVRQFEEEVGAGADGNGCARTLKELRAFKAAGDPFTDEFFRLFQTVYKNQASMFEKLQLRKRKLDKKLKSVKAWRRVSNVIFVATFVSVLVFSVVAAAIAAPPLVTALAGALAVPIGSVGKWCNMLWNNYERGLKGQREIISSMQIGTFVTLKDLDSIRVLVDKFEIGIESLLQNADFAIREEGVAVKLVIDEIKKKLDVFVETIDNLSQHADKCSRNIRKARTVILQRIIRHPNQ; from the coding sequence ATGATGGGAGGAAAATTCAGTAAAAACAAGGGTGTTGATGCCTCAGGAACACCCTCACCACCACCCCCACAACCACATGAAACCCTTGAAAGCAATACCAATTCCCAGGACACTGCCGATTTGAGCTCCTACGAGGCAGCCTGTAAGCTCGATCCAGCCTTGCAATCGTTTGATGTCAATCTCCAGCAGCGGACAAGCCGTGTCATTCACTCATTTTCAGATGGGCTGGAAGTTCGGTCCCTATCCCTTGACTCGCTCAAGGAGGTTACGGATTGTTTGCTCGACATGAACCAGGAAGTGGTCAAGTTGATTCTAGAATGCAAGAAGGATATATGGAAGAGTAAAGAAATGTTCTCTCTTGTAGAGGAATACTTTGAGAACAGTCTTCAAACATTGGACTTTTGTACTTCCCTCGAGCAGTGTCTTAAGCGTGCGCTCAATAACCAGCTGATAATTCAAGCTGCAGTTAGGCAGTTTGAGGAAGAAGTAGGGGCTGGGGCAGATGGGAATGGGTGTGCGAGAACCTTAAAAGAATTGAGGGCATTTAAGGCGGCTGGGGATCCTTTCACGGATGAGTTCTTTAGACTGTTTCAGACAGTTTATAAGAATCAGGCATCAATGTTTGAGAAACTGCAACTTCGTAAGAGAAAACTTGATAAGAAGTTGAAATCAGTGAAAGCTTGGAGGAGGGTGTCAAATGTTATTTTTGTTGCCACATTCGTCTCTGTATTGGTTTTCTCTGTAGTGGCAGCTGCCATTGCTGCACCACCACTTGTAACAGCCTTGGCAGGAGCGTTGGCTGTTCCAATAGGTTCAGTTGGAAAATGGTGTAATATGCTTTGGAATAACTACGAGAGGGGACTGAAAGGGCAGAGGGAGATAATCAGCTCAATGCAGATTGGAACGTTCGTTACATTGAAGGACCTGGACAGCATCCGAGTGCTTGTTGACAAATTTGAAATTGGGATTGAATCGCTGCTGCAAAATGCTGATTTTGCTATTAGAGAAGAGGGCGTAGCTGTGAAGCTAGTGATAGATGAGATCAAGAAAAAACTTGATGTGTTCGTGGAAACCATTGATAATCTAAGCCAACATGCTGATAAGTGTAGCCGGAATATAAGGAAGGCAAGGACAGTGATTTTACAGAGAATAATTAGGCATCCCAACCAATGA
- the LOC103425072 gene encoding pentatricopeptide repeat-containing protein At2g01390, with translation MRSFYNLHGFLKRLAACTAVHDHQCPKFSTKSIHFLKPHKPNNRIPRKNTKNHPKSTSKQQLLDPKTYMRETITNIYKILKYSTWDSAKEQLQNLSIRWDSYTVSQVLKTHPPMEKSWLFFNWVAGFKGFKHDQFTYTTMLDIFGEARRVSSMTHVFKQMQEKGIKIDAVTYTSLMHWLSNAGDVDGAVQTWEEMRAQGCAPTVVSYTAYMKILFGDNRVKEATDVYREMIQCGCSPTCHTYTVLMDYLIGSGKCKEALDIFGKMQDAGIQPDKAACNILVQKLCKAGDTWTLNHILLFMKENRLALRYPVFLEAVGTFKIVGESDSLLRQVHPYFFVDSGNQEASEFRTPAADALVTIDEGLVLILLKKENLVAIDRLLAGNGEKKIRLDSAITSTIIEVNCGHCRLDGALLAFEYSVKMGIILERNAYLALVGALIRSKSFPKVVEIVVEMIRAGYSLGIYFSALLIHRLGRARRTPCAAKIFNLLPDDHRCTATYTALIGAYFSAGSADKGLQIFEAMQGEGFRPFLGTYNVLLAGLQKCGRVREAEMYRKEKKSLQADGEFQDAVPVEQKICDFLFAGDVVS, from the exons ATGCGCAGTTTCTACAACCTCCATGGATTTCTCAAGCGCCTTGCAGCTTGCACCGCCGTCCACGATCACCAATGTCCAAAATTTTCCACCAAATCCATCCATTTCCTCAAACCCCACAAACCCAACAATCGAATTCCCAGAAAGAACACAAAAAACCATCCCAAATCCACTTCAAAGCAACAACTTTTGGACCCGAAGACTTACATGCGAGAAACAATCACAAACATATACAAAATCCTCAAATATTCGACATGGGATTCCGCTAAAGAACAACTGCAGAACCTTTCCATAAGATGGGACTCTTACACTGTGAGCCAGGTGCTCAAAACCCACCCTCCGATGGAAAAATCGTGGCTTTTTTTCAACTGGGTTGCTGGGTTTAAAGGGTTTAAGCACGACCAGTTCACCTACACGACAATGCTGGACATTTTCGGAGAAGCCAGGAGGGTTTCGTCAATGACCCATGTTTTCAAGCAAATGCAGGAAAAGGGAATCAAGATTGATGCCGTTACTTACACTTCTCTGATGCATTGGCTCTCGAATGCCGGAGATGTCGATGGGGCTGTGCAGACTTGGGAGGAGATGAGAGCTCAGGGATGTGCTCCCACTGTTGTTTCTTACACTGCTTATATGAAGATTTTGTTTGGTGATAACAGAGTGAAGGAGGCTACTGACGTATACAGGGAAATGATTCAGTGTGGATGTTCTCCAACTTGTCATACCTACACTGTTTTGATGGACTACCTGATTGGGTCTG GCAAATGCAAAGAGGCACTTGACATTTTCGGCAAAATGCAAGACGCTGGAATACAACCTGATAAAGCGGCTTGCAATATTTTAGTTCAGAAATTGTGCAAAGCGGGAGACACATGGACACTGAACCATATCCTTTTGTTTATGAAAGAGAATCGCCTTGCCCTTCGTTACCCTGTATTTCTAGAGGCAGTTGGAACTTTCAAAATTGTTGGCGAGAGTGATTCCCTCCTCAGGCAAGTTCATCCTTACTTTTTCGTTGACTCTGGCAATCAGGAGGCAAGTGAGTTTAGAACACCTGCTGCTGATGCTCTTGTGACAATTGATGAAGGGCTTGTACTGATTCTTTTGAAAAAGGAAAATCTTGTTGCCATAGACCGCTTACTTGCTGGAAATGGAGAAAAGAAAATACGATTGGATTCTGCTATCACCTCAACCATCATTGAGGTAAATTGTGGACATTGCAGACTTGATGGTGCTTTATTGGCTTTCGAATATAGTGTGAAAATGGGTATAATCCTTGAGAGGAATGCATATCTTGCTTTGGTAGGAGCTTTGATCAGATCAAAGTCATTTCCAAAAGTCGTGGAGATTGTTGTGGAGATGATTAGGGCTGGATATTCTCTCGGAATATACTTTAGTGCACTTCTGATACATAGGCTCGGGCGTGCTAGAAGGACACCTTGTGCTGCAAAAATCTTTAATTTACTACCTGATGATCACAGGTGCACTGCAACTTACACTGCCTTGATTGGGGCTTACTTCTCTGCTGGGAGTGCTGATAAAGGACTTCAAATTTTTGAAGCAATGCAAGGAGAGGGATTCCGTCCTTTCTTGGGCACATACAATGTGTTGTTAGCAGGTCTCCAAAAATGTGGTAGAGTTCGTGAAGCTGAAATGTATAGGAAGGAAAAGAAGAGTCTGCAGGCTGATGGCGAGTTTCAGGATGCTGTCCCCGTTGAGCAAAAGATTTGTGACTTTCTGTTTGCTGGGGATGTTGTCTCTTGA
- the LOC103401270 gene encoding calcium uniporter protein 2, mitochondrial yields the protein MAFKKTLAERLFNISKASTQTLRNCRISSSAVHTRPAPKPRETRIAPDPGDNAIFRRFLHKRSSAGNFQKQEIWSLPMGANLMEKLKVVAIGGDRIRLDGLAPPEPEWKSSPMEKSGLTTEETKKLLRVAQLEAVKSKLREVQKSWVSYPEFVGICREGCADPDMGIGFAKSLDENGSVIVLGNSVCLRPEQIAKAIQELIPIPGTRTNSNDPRIRELEDMERHKFEIDRKAESLVRKELLCGLGYLVVSTAGFMRLTFWELSWDVMEPICFFVTSMYFIAGYAFFLRTRKEPSFEGFRQIRFEAKQKRLMKLENFDVGRYDELRKACCPYSSASSEMTLSTAFDGAKRMQFGSLHS from the exons ATGGCGTTCAAGAAAACCCTAGCCGAGCGCCTGTTCAACATCTCCAAGGCGTCGACCCAAACCCTCAGAAACTGCCGGATTTCGTCGTCGGCGGTCCACACCCGACCCGCTCCCAAGCCCCGCGAGACCAGAATCGCCCCCGACCCTGGAGACAATGCCATTTTCCGGAGGTTCCTCCACAAGAGATCGTCGGCGGGGAATTTCCAGAAGCAGGAGATCTGGTCTTTGCCGATGGGGGCAAACCTGATGGAGAAGCTCAAAGTCGTGGCCATTGGCGGGGACCGGATCCGATTGGACGGTTTGGCCCCGCCGGAACCCGAGTGGAAGAGCTCGCCGATGGAGAAATCGGGATTGACGACGGAGGAAACGAAGAAACTGCTGAGGGTGGCCCAGCTGGAAGCCGTGAAATCGAAGCTTCGAGAAGTCCAGAAAAGCTGGGTATCGTATCCGGAGTTTGTTGGGATCTGCCGGGAAGGTTGCGCGGATCCGGATATGGGTATCGGGTTTGCGAAATCGTTGGACGAAAACGGTTCCGTGATCGTATTGGGAAATTCCGTTTGCTTGAGGCCTGAACAG ATAGCCAAAGCAATCCAGGAACTAATTCCTATTCCAGGAACAAGAACCAACTCCAATGATCCCAGGATTAGGGAATTGGAAGACATGGAGAGGCACAAGTTTGAGATAGACCGAAAGGCGGAGTCCCTTGTTCGAAAGGAGCTTTTGTGCGGTCTTGGCTATTTGGTTGTCTCCACAGCCGGATTCATGAGGCTCACATTCTGGGAACTCTCATGGGACGTCATGGAACCCATTTGCTTCTTCGTTACTTCAATGTACTTCATAGCTGGATACGCCTTCTTTCTCAGGACCCGGAAAGAGCCCTCTTTCGAAGGGTTTCGCCAGATTCGATTTGAGGCTAAGCAGAAGCGCCTCATGAAGCTTGAGAACTTCGATGTCGGAAGGTATGACGAGCTTCGTAAAGCATGTTGTCCCTACTCATCGGCTTCATCAGAAATGACCCTGTCAACTGCTTTTGATGGGGCAAAGAGGATGCAATTTGGTTCACTACATAGTTAA